The following coding sequences lie in one Xylocopa sonorina isolate GNS202 chromosome 15, iyXylSono1_principal, whole genome shotgun sequence genomic window:
- the LOC143430573 gene encoding uncharacterized protein LOC143430573: MDAETGAILALQILALCSIVAALLAYLMRQSRNATDEYETRNKRHVLVTSCDTSVGLQIALALYEAGYKVFAGLLDSSGISPSMKILRAIEQRKERQEDPTDANHGNPQDPEVRAHGQIVPLELDSTREDSLRACLDAVRAKLPAGEDGLWAVVHTGGLALPGVIERQPSSAWESMLRHNLVAPLRTARMFIPLLRVKRGRIILLGDSTTSYGTKAGTGLVAYSASRKAVEGAAEALKSELQSSGVDVVLLKPPPVNPLILYSSPVLKTSDVESGIVSSEGTWTAPVSADAVQNSLIPALTSPCPRVAYEMVAKSRLFCK, encoded by the exons ATGGACGCTGAAACCGGGGCCATTCTGGCCCTACAAATATTGGCTCTCTGTTCGATAGTCGCCGCCCTGTTGGCCTACCTAATGCGGCAATCGAGGAATGCCACGGACGAGTACGAGACCCGCAACAAACGCCACGTACTGGTCACCAGCTGCGACACCAGCGTAGGCCTGCAGATCGCCCTTGCACTCTACGAAGCCGGTTACAAG GTGTTCGCTGGTTTGCTGGACTCCTCAGGAATCTCGCCGTCGATGAAAATCTTGAGGGCGATCGAGCAACGGAAAGAAAGGCAGGAGGACCCGACGGACGCGAATCACGGGAACCCGCAGGACCCGGAAGTACGTGCTCACGGCCAAATCGTGCCATTGGAGCTGGACTCGACGAGGGAGGACAGTTTACGTGCTTGTTTGGATGCAGTTAGAGCGAAACTTCCGGCTGGCGAAGATG GCCTGTGGGCAGTCGTGCACACTGGCGGGCTGGCCCTGCCTGGCGTCATTGAGAGGCAGCCGAGCTCCGCGTGGGAGTCCATGTTGCGACACAATTTGGTCGCGCCGCTTAGAACCGCCAGGATGTTCATCCCTCTTCTGCGCGTGAAAAGAG GACGCATCATTCTTCTGGGCGACTCGACGACCAGCTACGGCACCAAAGCTGGGACGGGACTGGTGGCGTACAGCGCGTCGAGGAAGGCCGTGGAAGGTGCCGCAGAGGCATTAAAGAGCGAGCTACAATCATCCGGCGTCGACGTTGTCCTCCTTAAACCGCCGCCAGTGAATCCTCTTATTCTTTACAGCTCCCCCGTTCTCAAGAC ATCCGACGTGGAGTCTGGGATAGTGTCGTCCGAGGGAACGTGGACCGCGCCCGTGTCTGCTGACGCTGTCCAGAATTCGTTAATACCAGCGCTCACGTCGCCATGTCCACGCGTGGCTTACGAGATGGTCGCCAAGAGCAGACTCTTCTGCAAATGA
- the Cpr11 gene encoding cuticular protein 11 produces MCGIANYSVPVTQLEASRNSADNEEAGSEGGHGGGHGHGHAHSFHHFIGPVEGPHQEITWKDKHGHHDHDYVAHPKYKFAYGVHDKHTKDYHGQEEHRDGKEVEGEYHLHEPGGNVRSVKYHSNPHGGFFAEVHNHGGNDHSGGTYGGHNKFAWLIISSTDCEPPLKRKTHQLRVGSRPSMENWDNKDATAFAFISVVVAIATARHALAGHAHSFAHFHGPVEGPAQEISFHGKHGHHIGYVAHPKYEFSYGVDDHHTGDHHGQKEHRDGKNVVGEYTLKEPGGNVRTVKYHADHHGGFFAHVHNSDGNDHDSGHGHHGHGHGHGHGHGHGHGHGHGHY; encoded by the exons ATGTGCGGTATCGCAAATTATTCAGTTCCTGTTACACAGTTGGAAGCCAGCAGAAACTCTGCAG ATAACGAGGAGGCTGGCAGCGAAGGTGGCCATGgaggaggccatggacacggtCACGCTCATTCCTTTCACCACTTCATCGGTCCTGTCGAAGGTCCTCATCAAGAGATCACCTGGAAGGACAAACACGGACACCATGACCACGACTACGTAGCTCATCCAAAGTACAAGTTCGCCTATGGGGTACACGATAAACACACGAAGGATTATCATGGACAGGAGGAACATCGAGATG GGAAAGAAGTCGAAGGGGAGTACCATCTTCACGAGCCTGGCGGCAACGTGAGAAGCGTGAAGTACCATTCGAACCCTCACGGCGGTTTCTTCGCTGAGGTCCACAATCACGGAGGCAACGATCATTCTGGTGGCACTTATGGCGGCCACAA TAAGTTCGCGTGGCTGATAATATCGAGCACAGACTGCGAGCCGCCGTTGAAGCGCAAGACGCACCAGCTTCGCGTCGGCTCGAGGCCTTCCATGGAGAACTGGGACAACAAAGATGCGACGGCT TTCGCTTTTATCTCGGTCGTGGTGGCCATTGCAACGGCGCGACACGCATTAGCGGGACACGCTCACAGTTTCGCGCATTTCCACGGGCCAGTGGAAGGTCCCGCGCAGGAGATCTCTTTTCATGGTAAACACGGACACCACATCGGATACGTGGCTCATCCTAAATACGAGTTCTCCTACGGAGTGGATGACCATCATACTGGCGACCATCATGGTCAGAAGGAACACAGGGACG GTAAAAATGTTGTGGGCGAATACACTCTTAAGGAACCAGGTGGTAATGTGAGAACTGTGAAGTACCATGCGGATCATCACGGAGGATTCTTCGCTCACGTACATAATTCTGATGGTAACGATCATGACAGTGGTCATGGTCATCATGGGCATGGACATGGGCATGGACACGGGCATGGACACGGGCATGGACACGGACATGGACACTATTAA